In Terriglobia bacterium, a single genomic region encodes these proteins:
- the cofE gene encoding coenzyme F420-0:L-glutamate ligase yields the protein MRNVPEPSEVRAIPVRGIPEIHPDVPLLDEILLACARQGTPLVGSDILVVTHKVVSKAEGRLVELAKVRPSSRARAWARRYPVDARVVELALKEARRVVRMKNGVLITETAHGLVCANSGVDLSNVDGGAHAVLLPKDSDGSALRLHRGIRKRLGLSVPVIITDTFGRPWRDGLTEVAIGVAGMKAYRDFRKQRDPHGYLLRVSLEAVADSLAAFAGVVCGKLSRCPACIIRGFAYEPGRGHARDLVRPAKRDLFR from the coding sequence ATGCGCAACGTGCCTGAACCTAGCGAAGTGCGCGCCATCCCCGTGCGGGGGATCCCGGAGATCCATCCGGACGTTCCCCTGCTCGACGAGATCCTCCTCGCGTGCGCCCGCCAGGGCACTCCGCTCGTGGGCAGCGACATTCTCGTGGTCACTCACAAGGTGGTCTCCAAGGCGGAAGGGAGATTGGTCGAACTGGCGAAAGTCAGGCCGTCTTCGCGTGCCCGTGCATGGGCCCGGCGCTATCCCGTGGACGCGCGCGTGGTCGAGCTCGCGCTCAAGGAAGCGCGCCGCGTGGTGCGCATGAAGAACGGAGTCCTGATCACCGAGACCGCGCACGGCCTGGTCTGCGCCAATAGCGGCGTGGACCTGTCCAATGTCGACGGCGGCGCACACGCCGTGTTGTTGCCCAAGGATTCGGACGGCAGCGCGCTGCGCCTGCATCGCGGAATCCGGAAAAGACTCGGCCTGTCCGTTCCCGTGATCATCACCGACACCTTCGGCCGCCCCTGGCGCGACGGCCTCACCGAGGTGGCGATCGGCGTGGCCGGGATGAAGGCGTATCGCGACTTCCGAAAGCAGCGCGATCCGCACGGCTACCTGCTGCGGGTGAGCCTGGAAGCGGTTGCCGATTCGCTGGCAGCATTTGCCGGAGTCGTCTGTGGGAAACTTTCCCGCTGCCCCGCGTGTATCATTCGGGGGTTCGCTTACGAGCCGGGACGCGGACACGCCCGCGACCTGGTCCGTCCCGCCAAGCGGGACCTGTTCCGATAA
- the cofC gene encoding 2-phospho-L-lactate guanylyltransferase produces the protein MILVPVKDLRGAKQRLADILPQEQRTQLAETMLDDVLAAVAGWRGHPPVALVTSYPRAVELARRHHFEVIEDRDNPGETGAIAMGTRTAVQRGATETLVIPGDMPLVTSEELSAVYAAAPREGIVLVPSADGRGSNAVLRRPASLMPLRFGNDSFVPHRDAALATGKPVVVLELPGIGLDIDTPSDLAALMAAPARSRTQALLAQWDIADRLADAQRA, from the coding sequence ATGATCCTGGTCCCGGTAAAAGACCTGCGCGGCGCCAAGCAGCGCCTGGCCGACATCCTGCCTCAGGAACAGCGGACGCAGCTCGCCGAAACCATGCTCGACGACGTGCTGGCGGCGGTGGCCGGTTGGCGCGGGCATCCGCCGGTTGCGCTGGTGACCAGCTACCCCCGCGCCGTCGAACTGGCGCGGCGGCACCACTTCGAAGTCATCGAGGACCGTGACAATCCCGGCGAAACCGGGGCGATCGCCATGGGCACGCGGACCGCCGTGCAGCGCGGCGCCACCGAAACCCTCGTCATCCCCGGAGACATGCCGCTGGTAACGAGCGAGGAATTGAGCGCCGTCTATGCCGCCGCGCCGCGGGAAGGCATCGTGCTCGTGCCTTCCGCCGATGGCCGCGGCTCCAACGCCGTCCTGCGCCGGCCCGCAAGCCTCATGCCCCTGCGCTTCGGCAACGACAGCTTTGTTCCCCATCGCGACGCAGCGCTTGCCACCGGCAAGCCGGTGGTCGTCCTCGAACTTCCGGGCATCGGCCTGGACATCGACACGCCTTCCGACCTGGCCGCGCTCATGGCCGCTCCTGCGCGCTCGCGGACGCAGGCACTGCTGGCCCAGTGGGACATCGCGGACCGTCTGGCAGATGCGCAACGTGCCTGA
- the cofD gene encoding 2-phospho-L-lactate transferase encodes MIVVITGGTGGAKFVQGMQACVPAENLVCIVNTGDDLEWWGLHVSPDLDSITYALAGLLSQERGWGVEGDTFECLEVMKRLGAPSWFQLGDRDLALHITRTEMLGEGKTLTEATAAIASSFGIRSRILPMSDAHVETRIATDHRELSFQEYFVRERYQVPAHAVRFDGAATAKAAPGVVDAILSADAVLFAPSNPITSIGPILAVPAIKQALLATAAPVGAVSPIVGGAPVSGPAGDLMAIRGLEVSPLGIVQAYRDFLDVLVMDERDAALAPDVQKLGVRALCTNTIMKSAADKAALASATLQATLAASHKQEPVGAERR; translated from the coding sequence ATGATCGTCGTCATTACCGGAGGCACGGGCGGCGCCAAATTCGTGCAGGGTATGCAGGCGTGCGTGCCCGCGGAAAACCTGGTCTGCATCGTCAACACCGGCGACGATCTCGAGTGGTGGGGGCTGCACGTGTCTCCCGATCTCGACTCCATCACCTACGCCCTTGCCGGGCTGCTCAGCCAGGAACGCGGCTGGGGCGTGGAGGGCGACACCTTCGAGTGCCTGGAGGTCATGAAGCGGCTGGGCGCCCCGTCCTGGTTCCAGCTCGGCGACCGCGATCTTGCGCTACACATCACGCGCACCGAGATGCTCGGCGAAGGCAAGACCCTTACCGAAGCCACGGCCGCCATCGCGTCGTCGTTCGGCATTCGCTCCCGCATCCTGCCCATGAGTGATGCGCATGTGGAGACGCGCATCGCCACCGACCACCGCGAGTTGAGCTTCCAGGAATATTTCGTGCGCGAGCGCTACCAGGTGCCGGCGCACGCGGTGCGCTTCGACGGCGCCGCAACCGCCAAGGCAGCGCCCGGCGTTGTGGATGCCATCCTGTCCGCGGATGCCGTCTTGTTCGCGCCCAGCAATCCCATAACCAGCATCGGCCCGATCCTTGCTGTCCCGGCCATCAAGCAAGCACTGCTGGCCACGGCAGCGCCGGTGGGCGCAGTGAGCCCCATTGTCGGCGGAGCGCCAGTATCCGGCCCGGCGGGCGATCTTATGGCCATCCGCGGGCTCGAAGTCTCACCCCTGGGGATTGTCCAGGCGTATCGAGACTTCCTTGACGTGTTAGTCATGGATGAGCGCGACGCCGCGCTTGCGCCCGACGTTCAGAAGCTGGGCGTGCGCGCGCTGTGCACGAACACGATCATGAAGAGCGCGGCAGACAAGGCGGCGCTCGCCTCTGCCACGCTCCAGGCGACCCTTGCAGCCAGCCACAAGCAAGAACCAGTGGGAGCGGAGCGGCGATGA
- the cofG gene encoding 7,8-didemethyl-8-hydroxy-5-deazariboflavin synthase CofG yields MKSAPERTPAQLGSYLDEVRHGVPVSTEMACRLIACSDEELPLLLKAATALKEQFRPGIITYSRKVFLPLTNLCRDYCRYCTFRKDPGQPGAHTMIPDEVLEVARAGEKLGCREALFSLGDKPELLFPEMRGSLKRLGYKSTLHYLEAMCELVLRETGLLPHANPGLMSGEWIERLARYCPSLGLMVETTTDALLRPEAAHDNAPDKIPAKRFQVAEEAGKRGVPFTTGLLIGIGETLDDRVETLFAIRRLHERHGHIQEVIVQNFRSKPDIPMAASPEPGRGEMLRTIAVARLVLRDMNLQAPPNLSSPDYSDLLRAGINDWGGISPLTPDYINPEAPWPHLKDLQARTAAAGFTLRHRLTVYPEFLSRVLSRGGMLAERVSAATDSEGYAQGAAA; encoded by the coding sequence ATGAAATCAGCACCAGAGCGGACGCCGGCGCAGCTTGGGTCGTACCTGGATGAGGTGCGCCATGGCGTGCCCGTGAGCACAGAAATGGCCTGCCGCCTCATAGCTTGCAGCGACGAGGAGCTTCCCCTCCTGCTCAAGGCAGCCACCGCTCTGAAAGAACAGTTCCGGCCGGGGATCATCACTTATTCGCGGAAGGTCTTCCTCCCGCTGACCAACCTCTGCCGCGACTACTGCCGCTACTGCACTTTTCGCAAGGATCCTGGTCAGCCGGGAGCACATACGATGATCCCAGACGAAGTGCTGGAGGTAGCGCGCGCGGGCGAGAAGCTGGGCTGCCGCGAAGCGCTGTTCAGCCTTGGCGACAAGCCGGAGCTGCTCTTTCCCGAGATGCGAGGCTCCCTGAAGCGGCTCGGCTACAAGTCCACCCTGCACTACCTGGAAGCGATGTGCGAACTGGTCCTGCGCGAGACCGGACTTCTGCCCCACGCAAACCCCGGGCTGATGAGCGGCGAATGGATCGAGCGTCTCGCGCGGTATTGCCCCAGCCTCGGGCTGATGGTGGAGACGACCACCGACGCGTTGCTTCGTCCCGAAGCGGCACATGACAATGCGCCCGACAAGATCCCTGCCAAACGCTTCCAGGTCGCGGAGGAGGCCGGCAAGCGTGGCGTTCCCTTCACTACCGGACTGCTTATCGGCATCGGCGAGACGCTCGACGATCGAGTGGAAACGTTGTTCGCGATCCGCCGATTGCACGAGCGTCACGGTCACATCCAGGAAGTCATCGTGCAGAACTTTCGCAGCAAGCCGGACATTCCGATGGCCGCGTCGCCGGAACCCGGCCGCGGCGAGATGCTGCGCACCATTGCCGTGGCGCGCCTGGTGCTGCGCGACATGAATCTGCAGGCACCACCGAACCTCTCCTCGCCGGATTACTCCGATCTGCTGCGCGCCGGCATCAACGATTGGGGTGGCATCTCCCCGCTGACCCCGGACTACATCAATCCCGAGGCGCCCTGGCCGCACCTGAAAGACCTACAGGCCCGGACCGCAGCCGCCGGCTTCACGCTGCGTCACCGCCTGACCGTGTATCCTGAGTTTCTTTCCCGGGTTCTGTCCCGCGGCGGGATGCTCGCCGAACGCGTTTCCGCGGCGACGGACAGCGAGGGCTACGCGCAGGGGGCTGCTGCATGA
- a CDS encoding xanthine dehydrogenase family protein subunit M produces the protein MYPRTFQYHRAASLTEAAGLLAGLGEDAKLLAGGQSLIPLMKLRFANPAHLIDLNFIPGTSFIKQQNGALHFGAMTRHAEIEDSPVAAVVPIIQDCAAGIADVQVRNRGTIGGSIAEADPSGDWAACLLTLPTEVRCVSPRGERTVPLAEFITDAYTTVLAKDEVVSEIVVKVPTKNSGGCYLAFKRAAPVYPSAAVGVQLALEDGVCKDAAIMLSAVGLTAIRAREAENALRGQSVNAKSIEAAAEAARAAADPQPDMRGTAEYKRQLVAALTRRAIQIAERRSRGERVEGGHIYA, from the coding sequence ATGTATCCACGCACATTCCAGTACCACCGTGCGGCTTCGCTGACGGAAGCGGCCGGCTTGCTGGCCGGCCTGGGGGAAGACGCCAAGCTGCTGGCCGGCGGGCAAAGCCTCATCCCGCTGATGAAGCTCCGGTTCGCCAATCCCGCGCACCTGATCGATCTGAACTTCATTCCTGGCACATCTTTCATCAAGCAGCAGAACGGCGCCCTCCACTTCGGGGCCATGACGCGCCACGCGGAGATCGAGGATTCTCCGGTCGCGGCCGTGGTTCCCATCATTCAGGACTGCGCCGCCGGCATCGCTGACGTGCAGGTACGGAACCGCGGGACCATCGGCGGCTCGATCGCTGAAGCCGATCCCAGCGGTGACTGGGCGGCATGCCTGCTGACCCTGCCGACCGAGGTGCGCTGCGTCAGTCCTCGCGGCGAGCGCACTGTGCCCCTGGCGGAGTTCATCACCGACGCCTACACCACGGTGCTGGCGAAGGATGAGGTGGTGAGCGAGATCGTGGTGAAGGTCCCCACGAAGAACAGCGGCGGGTGCTACCTGGCGTTCAAGCGAGCAGCACCCGTGTACCCCAGCGCCGCAGTCGGTGTGCAGCTCGCGCTGGAAGACGGCGTCTGTAAAGACGCGGCCATCATGCTCAGCGCCGTCGGGCTGACCGCCATCCGCGCACGCGAGGCGGAGAACGCGCTGCGCGGCCAGTCGGTCAATGCGAAGAGCATCGAAGCCGCTGCCGAAGCCGCGCGCGCCGCCGCCGATCCTCAGCCGGACATGCGCGGGACGGCCGAATACAAGCGCCAGCTCGTGGCTGCACTGACCCGGCGCGCCATCCAGATCGCCGAGCGCCGCAGCCGTGGCGAGCGCGTCGAAGGAGGCCACATCTATGCCTGA
- a CDS encoding (2Fe-2S)-binding protein: protein MPDAQRIAIKLKVNGKEYSAKVEPRLLLVELLRDELDLTGTHVGCDTTYCGACTVLFNGATVKSCTMFAVQADGAEIVTVEGLAKNGELHPLQQTFVDDHGLQCGYCTPGMLVSGAYLLSRNQQPTEKEIRKGIAGNTCRCTGYQNIFKAISDAAERMRSSTHGD from the coding sequence ATGCCTGACGCGCAGCGCATCGCCATCAAGCTGAAGGTCAACGGCAAGGAATACTCGGCGAAGGTCGAGCCGCGGCTGCTGCTGGTCGAGTTGTTACGCGACGAGCTCGACCTGACGGGCACGCACGTGGGCTGCGATACCACCTACTGCGGGGCGTGCACGGTCTTATTCAACGGCGCGACCGTCAAATCCTGCACGATGTTCGCGGTGCAGGCCGACGGGGCGGAGATCGTGACCGTCGAAGGTCTGGCCAAGAACGGCGAACTGCATCCGCTGCAGCAGACCTTCGTGGACGACCACGGCCTGCAGTGCGGATACTGCACGCCCGGCATGCTCGTTTCCGGCGCGTACCTGCTTTCCAGGAACCAGCAGCCGACGGAGAAGGAGATCCGCAAGGGCATCGCCGGCAACACCTGCCGTTGCACCGGATACCAGAACATCTTCAAGGCGATCAGCGACGCTGCCGAGCGCATGAGGTCGAGCACGCATGGCGATTAA
- a CDS encoding SRPBCC family protein produces MAIKFGGEFTVKKTPDEVYDFLTDPNRFGPLMPEFQGLSVQDPQHFTIKVNVGVSYIRGTADVKMHLAEAERPRRAKYEGKGDVAGGGATLVAGFDLAGAPEGTKVAWAGEAQIFGRLTSLAGGLLEPLAKKNVQKLIDGLQSALS; encoded by the coding sequence ATGGCGATTAAGTTTGGCGGGGAGTTCACGGTCAAGAAAACGCCCGACGAGGTCTACGACTTCCTCACCGATCCAAACCGGTTTGGGCCGCTGATGCCCGAGTTCCAGGGCCTGAGCGTGCAGGACCCGCAGCACTTCACGATCAAGGTGAACGTCGGAGTGTCGTACATCCGTGGCACCGCCGACGTGAAGATGCACCTGGCCGAGGCGGAGCGCCCGCGCCGCGCGAAATACGAGGGCAAGGGCGATGTCGCGGGCGGCGGCGCCACTCTGGTCGCGGGCTTCGACCTGGCGGGGGCGCCGGAAGGCACAAAAGTGGCGTGGGCTGGCGAGGCGCAGATCTTTGGCCGCTTGACCTCGCTAGCCGGCGGACTGCTGGAGCCGCTGGCGAAGAAGAACGTCCAAAAGTTGATCGACGGCCTGCAATCGGCGCTGAGCTAG
- a CDS encoding xanthine dehydrogenase family protein molybdopterin-binding subunit produces the protein MPDEKKNGNWVGKPIKRKEEARLVRGRGKFIDDLKPERCLSMRLVRSPYAHATIDRVDVSAATTLPGVVCTLTGEQLAGLCAPFMEIGPGVCGKIKDLPMAHEKVRYQGEPVAAIVAESRYIAEDAAELVQVEYTPLEPVIDAEFAATDKSIVHEGAGSNVIWNGTWEFGDVEKAFREAAHVVEIDRMHFHRFSSTPLENNVIIAKWDLKEDRIYFQCNNSFPTIGIQLLAPSLGVHIDQIRVETFDIGGSFGIKINNYPQMAVAALASRKAGGRWIKWTETRSEHMNSSAHGNERTFRDTKIALDKDGVITAVVSNHLDDCGAFPRYEPLGAVIWSQVFPATYRFKSARIEFTQVVTNKTPVGPNRGYSRMQHLWFLERCVDLCAHELGIPADEMRLRNYIQPNEMPYTTPNGCVYDSGNYPGMLALAKKLIDYDGWRKKQAEARREGRMIGIGIGTTLDSGTNNFGQARIVNPDAPFSGNSQAANVKLDMFGEVVVAVGSVPQGQGHETVASQVVADVLNVHPNQVTVRAGFDTDRNVHTGFTGTYASQFAVSGLSAVHGAAQKVKKEILRLAAFALQAKEEDLELGHNEQGGLVRVRGTEKMIPYIGLANIVNTNSAVLPEELYELTLNCRYTWRAPFKLPDIAKKYGNLTLTYSAQLHIAVVEVDRDTYVQKILDYVAIDDCGKMINPLIVEGQVHGATAHGIGAALMESCVYDESGNLLTGTFSDYTPITAMNMPAIKFGSIETPSPHTYSGAKGMGEGGAAPIHALSAALQDALFEHGVIVDDSHNTGTSIYHALQRARAGQKSQNVKIARRATA, from the coding sequence ATGCCAGACGAGAAAAAGAACGGGAACTGGGTGGGCAAGCCCATCAAGCGCAAGGAAGAGGCGCGGCTGGTGCGCGGCCGGGGGAAGTTCATCGACGACCTGAAGCCGGAGCGCTGTCTCTCCATGCGGCTGGTGCGCTCGCCCTACGCCCACGCCACCATCGATCGCGTGGATGTCTCGGCGGCCACAACGCTGCCTGGGGTCGTGTGCACGCTTACCGGTGAGCAGCTCGCGGGGCTGTGCGCACCTTTCATGGAGATTGGTCCCGGTGTCTGCGGCAAGATCAAGGACCTTCCCATGGCGCACGAAAAGGTCCGCTACCAGGGCGAGCCGGTCGCGGCCATCGTCGCGGAGTCGCGCTACATCGCCGAAGACGCGGCCGAACTGGTGCAGGTGGAGTACACGCCGCTCGAGCCGGTCATCGACGCTGAGTTCGCCGCGACCGATAAAAGCATCGTCCACGAAGGCGCAGGCTCGAACGTCATCTGGAATGGCACGTGGGAGTTCGGCGACGTCGAGAAAGCCTTCCGCGAGGCGGCGCACGTGGTCGAGATCGACCGAATGCACTTCCATCGCTTCTCCTCCACGCCGCTGGAGAACAACGTCATCATCGCCAAGTGGGACCTGAAGGAAGACCGCATCTACTTCCAGTGCAACAACTCCTTTCCCACGATCGGTATTCAGCTTCTGGCGCCCTCGCTGGGCGTGCACATCGACCAGATCCGGGTAGAAACCTTCGACATCGGCGGCAGCTTCGGCATCAAGATCAACAATTACCCGCAGATGGCCGTGGCGGCGCTGGCCTCGCGCAAGGCCGGCGGACGCTGGATCAAGTGGACCGAGACACGCTCCGAGCACATGAATTCGAGCGCGCACGGCAACGAGCGCACTTTCCGCGACACCAAGATCGCCCTCGATAAGGACGGCGTGATCACCGCCGTGGTTTCGAACCATCTCGACGATTGCGGCGCTTTCCCGCGCTACGAGCCGCTGGGAGCGGTGATCTGGTCGCAGGTGTTTCCCGCGACCTACCGCTTCAAGAGCGCGCGCATCGAGTTCACCCAGGTGGTCACGAACAAGACGCCGGTGGGACCGAACCGCGGCTACTCGCGCATGCAGCACCTGTGGTTCCTGGAGCGCTGCGTGGATCTCTGCGCGCATGAGCTCGGCATCCCCGCCGACGAGATGCGCCTGCGCAATTACATCCAGCCCAACGAAATGCCCTACACCACGCCCAATGGCTGTGTGTACGACTCGGGGAATTATCCGGGGATGCTGGCGCTGGCGAAGAAGCTGATCGACTACGACGGCTGGCGCAAGAAGCAGGCCGAGGCGCGCAGGGAAGGCCGGATGATCGGCATCGGGATCGGCACCACGCTCGATTCCGGCACCAATAATTTCGGACAGGCGCGCATCGTCAATCCCGACGCGCCCTTCAGCGGCAACTCGCAGGCGGCGAACGTCAAGCTCGACATGTTTGGCGAGGTGGTGGTCGCGGTCGGCTCCGTGCCGCAAGGCCAGGGCCATGAGACGGTCGCGTCGCAAGTCGTCGCCGACGTGCTCAACGTTCATCCCAACCAGGTCACCGTCCGGGCGGGCTTCGACACCGACCGCAATGTTCACACCGGCTTTACCGGCACCTACGCCAGCCAGTTCGCTGTTTCCGGACTTTCGGCGGTGCACGGCGCAGCACAGAAGGTCAAGAAGGAGATACTCAGGTTGGCCGCGTTCGCGCTGCAGGCGAAAGAAGAAGATCTGGAACTCGGTCACAACGAGCAGGGCGGCCTCGTGCGCGTGCGCGGCACCGAGAAGATGATCCCGTACATCGGGCTGGCGAACATCGTGAACACGAATTCGGCGGTCCTGCCCGAGGAGCTGTACGAACTCACGCTCAACTGCCGCTACACCTGGCGCGCGCCCTTCAAGCTGCCCGACATCGCGAAAAAGTACGGCAACCTGACGCTCACCTATTCGGCGCAACTGCACATCGCTGTCGTCGAGGTGGATCGCGACACGTACGTGCAGAAGATCCTCGACTACGTCGCCATCGACGACTGCGGCAAGATGATCAATCCGCTGATCGTCGAGGGGCAGGTGCACGGAGCGACGGCGCATGGCATCGGCGCCGCGCTGATGGAGTCCTGCGTGTACGACGAGTCCGGCAACCTGCTGACCGGGACGTTCAGCGACTACACCCCCATCACCGCGATGAACATGCCGGCGATCAAGTTCGGCTCCATCGAAACGCCGTCACCGCACACCTACAGTGGCGCCAAAGGCATGGGCGAGGGCGGCGCGGCGCCGATCCACGCCCTATCGGCCGCGCTCCAGGACGCGCTGTTCGAGCACGGCGTGATCGTCGACGACTCGCACAACACCGGCACCAGCATCTATCACGCGCTTCAGCGCGCGCGGGCAGGGCAAAAGTCGCAAAACGTCAAGATCGCGAGACGAGCGACCGCATAA
- a CDS encoding 2-dehydropantoate 2-reductase: MKRICIIGAGAIGSLYAAHLARVAEVWCLVRREDHARALNERGLRVSGTHEFSAKVKAETRPERLPQFDLGIVATKATQTDEAFHPVGHLFDKGAVISAQNGLGSEEIIAAHTSGKVIRGTTFMSGTRHSDTHVQYELDTATWLGPFEPTGTPFSMVKEAAELIIAGGLKAEALEDCKPAQWSKLIFNASVNAVSALTDLPHCREFGDEKDLASLGHLMRALIEEGKRIAAAAGVQLHDDPWEMNKIGCQTDHPTSMLYDVRHRQPTEVDFLCGAIAREAERLNVPAPLNTALYRLIKGRELSWDWEGDTRKTTAKHALESYRIAK; the protein is encoded by the coding sequence ATGAAGAGGATATGCATCATCGGGGCGGGCGCCATCGGCAGCTTGTACGCCGCGCACCTGGCGCGTGTGGCCGAGGTGTGGTGCCTGGTCCGCCGCGAGGATCATGCCCGTGCGCTCAATGAGCGCGGATTGCGCGTCTCCGGCACACACGAATTTTCCGCGAAAGTGAAGGCGGAGACACGTCCGGAGCGCCTACCCCAGTTCGACCTGGGCATCGTGGCGACCAAAGCGACACAGACGGACGAGGCGTTTCATCCGGTCGGTCACTTGTTCGACAAAGGCGCGGTGATCTCAGCACAGAACGGGCTGGGCAGCGAAGAGATCATCGCCGCCCACACCAGTGGCAAAGTGATCCGCGGCACCACGTTCATGAGCGGAACCCGCCACAGCGACACGCACGTGCAGTACGAGCTCGATACCGCCACCTGGCTCGGACCATTCGAGCCGACCGGGACGCCGTTCTCCATGGTGAAGGAGGCGGCGGAGCTGATCATCGCCGGTGGTCTGAAGGCCGAGGCCCTCGAAGACTGCAAGCCGGCGCAGTGGTCGAAGCTGATCTTCAACGCCTCCGTCAATGCGGTCTCCGCGCTCACCGATCTGCCGCACTGCCGCGAGTTCGGCGACGAGAAGGACCTTGCGTCACTCGGCCATCTGATGCGCGCCTTGATCGAGGAAGGGAAGCGGATCGCCGCGGCTGCCGGCGTGCAGCTTCACGACGACCCCTGGGAGATGAACAAGATCGGCTGCCAGACCGACCATCCGACCTCGATGCTCTACGATGTCCGCCATCGGCAGCCGACCGAGGTGGATTTTCTGTGCGGCGCGATTGCTCGTGAAGCCGAGCGTCTCAACGTGCCCGCGCCGCTGAATACGGCCCTCTACCGGCTGATCAAGGGCCGGGAACTCTCGTGGGATTGGGAGGGGGACACGCGCAAGACGACGGCCAAACACGCACTCGAATCGTACAGGATAGCCAAGTGA
- a CDS encoding Xaa-Pro peptidase family protein translates to MPTTAGWPIDRIKLQRVHSLMKQQDLSALVCRAPDNILYLTNYWCMKGYDAVVFPAEGDPVLCVIEPQLADAERTAWTKNIQLFKGYDEKDPRPPNFRCVDLCVEVLRKNGWIDKVGIELTQGTQAADRMVGEPTVFSQTYFDTFRAKMGQIADATPLLIEARAIKTDQEIERMRLANELAAEAMDYTRERMKPGMKDSEVAALFEGYVHGVGVGYKGKVEMARAFTLVWSGPGIATFTATRDRPVVEHEPTLFEIWVCVDGYWNDLTKNVCIGELTKEYNQLLDLLLKVFHEAIAYAKDGADFPELDRMIRSRIAEGGYPGQPSHPVCHGVGARAHEPPYAHQAGKGTIRKGMVLAIEPGIYWPGGGGLRLEDNFLIQKEGNEKLCRYPDDFRVYSAARPPRARSAQKPRRKPSK, encoded by the coding sequence ATGCCGACCACCGCCGGATGGCCCATCGACCGCATCAAGCTCCAGCGCGTCCACTCGTTGATGAAGCAGCAGGACCTGTCGGCGCTGGTCTGCCGCGCGCCCGACAACATCCTCTACCTGACGAACTATTGGTGCATGAAGGGATATGACGCTGTCGTATTTCCCGCCGAGGGCGATCCCGTGCTGTGTGTCATCGAGCCTCAGCTCGCCGACGCCGAGCGCACCGCCTGGACCAAGAACATCCAGCTCTTCAAGGGGTACGACGAGAAGGACCCGCGTCCACCCAACTTCCGCTGCGTGGACCTGTGCGTCGAAGTGCTGCGCAAGAACGGGTGGATCGACAAGGTCGGGATCGAGTTGACGCAGGGGACACAAGCCGCCGACCGGATGGTCGGCGAGCCGACCGTCTTCTCGCAGACTTATTTCGACACCTTCCGCGCCAAGATGGGGCAGATCGCCGACGCCACGCCCCTGCTGATCGAAGCCCGCGCCATCAAGACCGACCAGGAGATCGAGCGCATGCGCCTGGCCAACGAGCTGGCCGCCGAGGCGATGGATTACACCCGCGAGCGCATGAAGCCGGGCATGAAGGATAGCGAGGTCGCCGCTCTGTTCGAGGGCTACGTCCACGGCGTCGGCGTCGGTTACAAGGGCAAGGTGGAGATGGCGCGCGCGTTCACGCTGGTGTGGTCGGGGCCGGGGATTGCGACCTTTACCGCGACGCGCGACCGCCCGGTGGTCGAGCACGAACCCACGCTGTTCGAGATCTGGGTGTGCGTGGACGGCTACTGGAACGATCTGACCAAGAATGTCTGCATTGGCGAGCTGACGAAGGAGTACAACCAGCTCCTCGATCTGCTGCTGAAGGTCTTTCACGAGGCCATCGCCTACGCCAAGGACGGCGCGGATTTCCCCGAGCTCGACCGCATGATTCGCTCGCGCATCGCCGAAGGTGGATACCCCGGCCAGCCGTCGCATCCGGTCTGCCATGGGGTCGGGGCGCGAGCGCACGAACCGCCGTACGCGCACCAGGCGGGAAAGGGGACCATCCGCAAGGGCATGGTGCTCGCCATTGAGCCGGGCATCTACTGGCCGGGCGGCGGCGGGCTGCGCCTGGAGGACAATTTCCTGATCCAAAAAGAGGGCAACGAGAAGCTTTGCCGCTATCCCGACGATTTCCGGGTGTACAGCGCGGCGCGGCCCCCTCGGGCGCGCAGCGCGCAGAAGCCGCGCAGGAAACCGAGCAAGTGA